Proteins from a genomic interval of Streptococcus oralis:
- the uvrA gene encoding excinuclease ABC subunit UvrA, which produces MQDKIVIHGARAHNLKNIDVEIPRDKLVVVTGLSGSGKSSLAFDTLYAEGQRRYVESLSAYARQFLGNMEKPDVDAIDGLSPAISIDQKTTSKNPRSTVGTTTEINDYLRLLYARVGTPYCINGHGAIKASSVEQIVDKVLELPERQRLQILAPVIRKKKGQHKSVIEKVQKDGYVRVRVDGEVYDVTEVPELSKSKQHNIDVVVDRIVIKEGIRSRLFDSVEAALRIAEGYVIIDTMDDFELLFSEHYACPVCGFTVPELEPRLFSFNAPFGSCSECDGLGIKLEVDTDLVVPDTSKTLREGALAPWNPISSNYYPNMLEQAMTAFGVDMDRPFEDLSEADKDLILYGSDGKEFHFHYENEFGGVRDIDIPFEGVVNNIKRRYHETNSDYTRTQMRLYMNELTCGTCHGYRLNDQALSVRVGGEQGPHIGEISDLSIADHLELVSQLTLSENEAIIARPILKEIKDRLTFLNNVGLNYLTLSRSAGTLSGGESQRIRLATQIGSNLSGVLYILDEPSIGLHQRDNDRLIASLKKMRDLGNTLIVVEHDEDTMREADYLIDVGPGAGVFGGEIVAAGTPKQVARNSKSITGQYLSGKRAIPVPEERRAGNGRFIEVTGARENNLQNITARFPLGKFIAVTGVSGSGKSTLINSILKKAIAQKLNRNSDKPGKFKTITGIEHVDRLIDIDQSPIGRTPRSNPATYTGVFDDIRDLFAQTNEAKIRGYKKGRFSFNVKGGRCEACSGDGIIKIEMHFLPDVYVACEVCHGTRYNSETLEVHYKEKNISQVLDMTVNDAVEFFQHIPKIQRKLQTIKDVGLGYVTLGQPATTLSGGEAQRMKLASELHKRSTGKSFYILDEPTTGLHTEDIARLLKVLARFVDDGNTVLVIEHNLDVIKTADHIIDLGPEGGVGGGTIIATGTPEEVAANEASYTGHYLKGKLHHE; this is translated from the coding sequence ATGCAAGATAAAATTGTGATTCATGGGGCACGTGCCCATAACTTAAAAAATATCGATGTGGAGATTCCGCGAGATAAGTTGGTTGTCGTGACCGGTTTGTCGGGTTCGGGGAAATCCAGTCTGGCCTTTGATACCCTCTATGCGGAGGGACAACGTCGCTATGTGGAGAGTTTGTCAGCCTATGCTCGTCAATTCTTGGGGAATATGGAGAAGCCTGATGTGGATGCCATTGATGGTCTCAGCCCAGCTATTTCTATCGACCAGAAAACGACTAGTAAAAATCCTCGCTCGACGGTGGGAACTACGACTGAAATCAATGACTATCTGCGTCTCCTCTATGCGCGTGTGGGGACGCCTTACTGTATCAACGGGCATGGGGCTATCAAGGCTTCTTCTGTAGAGCAAATCGTGGATAAGGTCTTAGAATTGCCAGAACGCCAGCGCCTGCAAATCTTAGCTCCGGTCATTCGTAAGAAAAAAGGGCAACATAAGAGCGTCATTGAAAAGGTTCAGAAAGATGGCTATGTCCGCGTCCGAGTAGATGGGGAGGTCTATGATGTGACCGAAGTTCCAGAGCTGTCCAAGAGCAAGCAACACAATATCGATGTTGTGGTCGACCGTATTGTCATCAAGGAGGGCATCCGCAGCCGTCTCTTCGACTCCGTTGAGGCGGCCCTTCGTATCGCAGAAGGTTATGTGATTATCGATACCATGGACGACTTTGAGTTGCTCTTTTCTGAGCACTATGCCTGTCCGGTCTGTGGCTTTACTGTACCAGAGTTAGAGCCTCGTCTCTTCTCCTTCAATGCGCCTTTTGGTTCTTGTAGTGAGTGTGATGGTTTGGGAATCAAGCTGGAAGTGGATACTGATTTGGTAGTGCCAGATACCAGCAAGACACTTCGTGAAGGGGCGCTAGCACCTTGGAATCCTATTTCCTCTAACTACTATCCAAACATGTTGGAACAAGCCATGACAGCCTTTGGTGTGGATATGGACAGGCCTTTTGAGGACCTGTCAGAAGCGGATAAGGACTTGATTCTCTATGGTTCAGATGGCAAGGAATTCCATTTCCACTATGAGAATGAATTTGGTGGTGTGCGGGATATTGACATTCCTTTTGAGGGAGTTGTCAATAATATCAAGCGTCGTTACCATGAAACCAATAGTGACTATACTCGCACCCAGATGCGTCTCTATATGAATGAACTGACCTGCGGGACTTGTCACGGCTACCGTCTCAATGACCAGGCCTTGTCTGTCCGTGTGGGTGGGGAGCAAGGACCACATATCGGAGAGATTTCAGACCTCTCAATCGCCGATCACTTGGAGTTGGTCAGCCAGTTGACTCTTTCTGAAAACGAAGCCATCATTGCTCGTCCCATTCTCAAGGAAATTAAGGACCGTTTGACCTTCCTCAATAACGTTGGGCTCAACTATCTGACCCTGTCACGTTCGGCAGGAACCCTTTCAGGCGGGGAGAGCCAGCGTATTCGCTTAGCAACCCAGATTGGGTCCAACCTATCAGGTGTCCTTTATATCCTGGATGAGCCGTCGATTGGTCTCCACCAGAGGGATAATGACCGCCTGATTGCTAGTCTGAAAAAGATGCGTGACTTGGGCAATACTCTCATCGTGGTGGAACACGATGAAGATACCATGCGCGAGGCGGATTACCTGATTGACGTTGGTCCAGGTGCCGGTGTTTTTGGTGGCGAGATTGTTGCTGCAGGAACACCCAAGCAGGTGGCCCGTAACAGTAAGTCTATTACAGGCCAGTACTTGTCAGGTAAACGTGCCATTCCAGTACCAGAAGAGCGCCGTGCCGGAAATGGTCGCTTTATCGAGGTGACGGGAGCGCGTGAGAACAACTTGCAAAATATCACCGCTCGCTTCCCACTAGGAAAATTCATTGCAGTGACGGGGGTGTCAGGTTCAGGGAAATCGACCTTAATCAACAGTATCCTCAAAAAAGCCATTGCTCAAAAACTTAACCGTAATTCAGACAAACCTGGTAAATTTAAGACGATTACAGGGATTGAGCATGTAGACCGCTTGATCGACATTGACCAGAGCCCTATCGGACGAACGCCGAGGTCCAACCCGGCTACCTATACGGGGGTCTTTGACGATATACGTGACCTTTTTGCCCAGACAAATGAGGCTAAGATTCGTGGTTACAAAAAGGGGCGTTTCAGTTTCAACGTCAAGGGTGGTCGTTGCGAAGCCTGTTCGGGTGACGGGATTATCAAGATCGAGATGCACTTTTTGCCTGATGTTTACGTGGCTTGTGAAGTCTGCCACGGGACTCGCTACAACAGTGAAACCCTAGAAGTCCACTACAAGGAAAAGAATATCTCGCAGGTCTTGGACATGACCGTCAACGATGCGGTGGAATTCTTCCAACATATTCCAAAAATTCAACGCAAACTTCAGACCATCAAGGATGTGGGGCTGGGCTATGTAACGCTAGGGCAACCAGCTACCACTCTTTCTGGGGGAGAAGCTCAGCGTATGAAGTTGGCTAGCGAACTCCATAAACGATCGACAGGAAAATCTTTCTACATTCTGGATGAGCCGACGACAGGGCTTCATACCGAGGATATTGCTCGCTTGCTTAAAGTCTTGGCTCGCTTTGTCGACGATGGCAATACCGTCCTTGTTATCGAGCACAATCTAGATGTTATCAAGACAGCAGACCATATTATTGACCTAGGACCTGAGGGCGGTGTCGGTGGTGGAACCATCATCGCAACAGGAACCCCAGAAGAAGTAGCGGCCAACGAAGCCAGCTACACCGGACACTATTTGAAAGGAAAGTTACATCATGAATAA
- a CDS encoding magnesium transporter CorA family protein, with product MKQVFLSTTTEFKEIDTLEPGTWINLVNPTQNESLEIANAFDIDIADLRAPLDAEEMSRITIEDEYTLIIVDVPITEERNNRTYYVTIPLGIIITEETIITTCLESLPVLDVFINRKLRNFYTFMRSRFIFQLLYRNAELYLTALRSIDRKSEQIESQLHKSTRNEELIELMELEKTIVYFKASLKTNERVIKKLTSATSNIKKYLEDEDLLEDTLIETQQAIEMADIYGNVLHSMTETFASIISNNQNNIMKTLALVTIVMSVPTMIFSAYGMNFKDNEIPLNGEPHAFWLIVFIAFAMSVSLTLYLIHKKWF from the coding sequence ATGAAACAAGTTTTTCTCTCAACAACAACTGAATTTAAAGAGATCGACACGCTTGAACCGGGTACTTGGATCAACCTCGTCAATCCTACACAAAATGAATCATTGGAAATTGCTAATGCCTTTGACATTGATATTGCCGACCTTCGAGCACCACTCGATGCGGAAGAAATGTCCCGTATTACCATCGAAGACGAGTATACTTTGATCATCGTGGACGTCCCCATCACAGAGGAGAGAAACAATCGTACCTACTACGTTACGATTCCGCTAGGGATTATCATCACCGAGGAAACCATTATCACTACCTGCTTGGAGTCCCTCCCAGTTCTCGATGTCTTCATCAACCGCAAACTGCGTAACTTCTACACTTTCATGCGGTCACGCTTTATCTTTCAACTCCTTTATCGCAATGCTGAGCTTTACCTGACTGCCCTTCGTTCGATTGACCGTAAGAGTGAACAAATCGAAAGTCAACTTCACAAGTCTACTCGAAACGAAGAGCTAATCGAGCTCATGGAATTGGAAAAGACCATCGTCTATTTCAAGGCCTCACTTAAAACAAATGAGCGCGTGATTAAGAAATTGACTAGCGCAACTAGCAATATCAAGAAATACCTAGAAGACGAAGACCTGCTCGAGGATACCCTGATCGAAACCCAACAGGCCATCGAGATGGCAGATATCTATGGAAACGTCCTTCACTCTATGACAGAGACCTTTGCCTCTATCATTTCCAACAACCAGAACAACATCATGAAAACTCTGGCTCTCGTGACCATCGTCATGTCTGTCCCAACCATGATTTTCTCAGCCTACGGGATGAACTTTAAAGATAATGAAATCCCTTTGAACGGTGAGCCACATGCCTTCTGGTTAATCGTCTTTATCGCCTTTGCTATGAGTGTCTCGCTCACTCTCTATCTCATCCATAAAAAATGGTTCTAA
- a CDS encoding DUF1129 domain-containing protein, which produces MSQIDLQKLTKKNQEFIHIATQQFIKDGKTDAEIKAVFEEVIPKILEEQAKGTTARSLYGAPTHWAHSFTVKEQYEKEHPKENDDPKLMIMDSALFITSLFALVSALTNFFSTDQAIGYGLITLLLVGLVGGVAFYLMYYFVYQYYGPDTDRSQRPPFWKSILVILAAMLLWLAVFFATSFLPANLNPILAPLPLAILGAALLALHFYLKKRFNIRSASAGPSRY; this is translated from the coding sequence ATGTCTCAGATTGATTTACAAAAATTAACTAAGAAAAACCAAGAGTTTATCCACATCGCTACCCAACAATTCATCAAAGATGGTAAAACAGACGCTGAAATCAAGGCTGTCTTTGAGGAAGTCATTCCTAAAATCCTTGAAGAACAAGCCAAAGGAACGACTGCTCGCTCCCTCTACGGGGCTCCAACCCACTGGGCTCATAGCTTTACAGTTAAGGAACAGTACGAAAAAGAGCATCCAAAAGAAAATGATGATCCAAAACTCATGATTATGGACTCAGCCCTTTTTATCACCAGTCTCTTTGCACTGGTTAGCGCTCTGACCAACTTTTTCTCTACAGACCAGGCTATTGGCTATGGTTTGATTACCCTCTTGTTGGTTGGACTTGTCGGAGGGGTGGCCTTCTACTTGATGTACTACTTTGTCTACCAGTATTATGGACCAGACACAGATCGTAGCCAGCGCCCTCCTTTCTGGAAATCAATCCTCGTCATCCTCGCTGCTATGCTTCTCTGGTTGGCTGTCTTCTTCGCAACAAGCTTCCTACCAGCCAACCTCAATCCAATCCTTGCTCCACTGCCTTTGGCTATCCTGGGAGCAGCCCTTCTCGCCCTTCACTTCTATCTCAAGAAACGTTTCAATATCCGAAGTGCAAGCGCGGGCCCATCACGTTATTAA
- a CDS encoding TfoX/Sxy family protein, with protein MAYSQSLAQQIRKILALKLPPQIFEEELEEKKLFGGLAFMIRGKMVLTVSSRKDELVMVRIGKEIEKQVLPRTGAHTTLMRGRPYHGYIDLDIEGQKELPYWIDLALSYNQELTK; from the coding sequence ATGGCATATAGTCAATCCTTAGCTCAGCAGATTCGAAAAATCCTAGCACTCAAACTTCCTCCCCAAATTTTCGAAGAAGAGCTAGAAGAAAAGAAGCTGTTTGGTGGTCTTGCCTTTATGATTCGTGGGAAAATGGTCCTTACAGTCAGTTCCAGAAAGGACGAGCTGGTTATGGTGAGAATTGGCAAAGAAATAGAAAAGCAAGTTCTACCCCGAACAGGAGCTCATACTACATTGATGAGAGGGAGACCTTATCATGGCTATATAGACCTAGATATAGAAGGTCAAAAAGAACTTCCTTACTGGATTGATTTAGCTCTCTCCTATAATCAAGAGTTGACCAAGTAA
- a CDS encoding S66 family peptidase, whose product MVSTIGIVSLSSGIIGEDFVKHEVELGVQRLKDLGLNPIFLPHSQKGLDFIKDHPEARAEDLMQAFSDDSIDMILCAIGGDDTYRLLPYLFENDQLQKVIKQKIFLGFSDTTMNHLMLHKLGIKTFYGQSFLADICELDKEMLPYSLHYFKEVIKTGKISEIRPSDVWYEERTDFSPKALGTARVSQVNTGFDLLQGNAQFEGEILGGCLESLYDIFDNSRYADSTVLCQKYKLFPDLSDWEGKILLLETSEEKPEPDNFKKMMQTLKETGIFEVISGLLVGKPMDETFYDDYKEALMDTIDSNIPIVYNLNVGHTTPRAIVPFGVHAYVDAQDQVIRFDYNKK is encoded by the coding sequence ATAGTTTCTACTATTGGTATCGTGAGCTTGTCTAGTGGCATTATCGGAGAAGACTTTGTCAAACACGAAGTGGAGCTAGGTGTCCAGCGTCTCAAGGATCTGGGACTCAACCCTATCTTTTTGCCTCATTCGCAAAAAGGATTAGACTTTATCAAGGACCATCCTGAGGCGCGTGCAGAGGATTTGATGCAGGCCTTTTCGGACGATAGCATCGACATGATCCTCTGCGCCATCGGTGGAGATGATACCTATCGCTTGCTACCTTATCTTTTTGAAAATGACCAACTACAAAAAGTTATCAAACAAAAGATTTTTCTTGGTTTCTCGGATACCACTATGAACCACCTTATGTTGCATAAACTAGGGATCAAGACTTTTTATGGGCAATCCTTTCTAGCAGACATTTGTGAATTAGACAAGGAGATGTTGCCCTATAGTCTCCACTACTTTAAAGAAGTGATCAAGACTGGAAAAATCTCAGAAATCCGTCCTAGCGACGTTTGGTATGAGGAACGGACTGACTTTAGTCCTAAGGCCCTGGGAACAGCTCGTGTCAGTCAGGTAAATACAGGTTTTGACTTGTTGCAAGGAAATGCTCAGTTTGAGGGAGAAATTCTCGGTGGTTGCCTTGAATCTCTCTATGATATCTTTGACAATTCTCGATACGCAGACAGCACGGTCCTCTGCCAAAAGTACAAACTCTTCCCTGACTTATCCGACTGGGAAGGAAAGATTCTCTTGTTAGAAACAAGCGAAGAGAAGCCTGAGCCGGATAACTTCAAAAAGATGATGCAGACTTTGAAAGAAACAGGGATATTCGAGGTCATCAGTGGACTCTTGGTCGGAAAGCCAATGGATGAAACCTTCTATGACGACTATAAAGAGGCTTTAATGGACACCATTGACAGCAATATCCCGATTGTTTATAATCTGAATGTTGGCCATACTACACCAAGAGCTATTGTGCCCTTCGGCGTCCATGCTTATGTGGATGCACAGGATCAAGTCATTCGCTTTGACTATAACAAAAAATAA
- a CDS encoding SemiSWEET family transporter, which produces MTKQKINQIVGSIGAFIGIIVFIAYIPQIFANLQGNKAQPFQPLSAAVSCLIWVIYGWTKEPKKDWILIIPNSAGVVLGGLTFLTAL; this is translated from the coding sequence ATGACTAAACAAAAAATAAATCAAATTGTCGGTTCAATCGGGGCCTTTATCGGGATTATTGTATTTATCGCCTACATCCCACAAATTTTTGCCAATTTACAAGGCAACAAAGCTCAACCATTCCAGCCTTTATCCGCAGCAGTATCTTGTTTAATTTGGGTTATTTACGGATGGACAAAAGAACCTAAGAAGGATTGGATACTAATTATTCCAAACTCAGCCGGCGTTGTCTTAGGTGGACTGACATTTCTTACTGCACTATAA
- a CDS encoding DNA-3-methyladenine glycosylase I, giving the protein MTKRCSWVKMTNPLYIAYHDEEWGQPLHDDQALFELLCMETYQAGLSWETVLNKRQAFREVFHNYQAQRVAEMADGELEALLDNPAIIRNRAKLFATRANAQAFLQVQKVHGSFDSYLWSFVEGKTIINDVPDYHLAPAKTSLSEKISKDLKKRGFKFTGPVAVLAFLQAAGLVDDHENDCEWKSGS; this is encoded by the coding sequence ATGACAAAACGTTGTTCGTGGGTCAAGATGACCAATCCGCTCTACATCGCCTATCATGATGAGGAGTGGGGCCAGCCCCTCCATGATGACCAAGCATTGTTTGAGTTGTTGTGTATGGAGACTTATCAGGCTGGTCTGTCTTGGGAAACGGTACTAAACAAACGCCAAGCTTTCCGAGAAGTATTTCACAACTACCAAGCCCAACGTGTCGCAGAGATGGCGGATGGGGAGTTGGAAGCCCTGTTAGATAATCCAGCCATCATCCGAAATCGTGCCAAGCTCTTTGCTACGCGTGCCAACGCCCAAGCATTTCTACAAGTTCAGAAGGTGCATGGTTCTTTTGATAGCTATCTCTGGTCTTTTGTTGAGGGGAAAACCATCATCAATGATGTCCCTGACTATCACCTAGCCCCAGCTAAAACGTCTTTATCTGAGAAAATATCCAAGGATCTCAAAAAACGTGGTTTCAAATTCACAGGTCCAGTTGCGGTTTTGGCTTTTCTACAAGCAGCAGGTCTGGTTGACGACCATGAGAATGATTGTGAGTGGAAAAGCGGAAGTTAG
- the ruvA gene encoding Holliday junction branch migration protein RuvA yields the protein MYEYLKGIITKITAKYIVLETNGIGYILHVANPYAYSGQVNQETQIYVHQVVREDAHLLYGFRSEDEKKLFLSLISVSGIGPVSALAIIAVDDNAGLVQAIESKNITYLTKFPKIGKKTAQQMVLDLEGKVVVASDDLPAKVAVQASAENQELEEAMEAMLALGYKATELKKIKKFFEGTTDTAENYIKSALKMLVK from the coding sequence ATGTACGAATATTTAAAAGGAATCATTACCAAAATTACTGCTAAATACATTGTTCTTGAAACCAACGGTATCGGTTATATCCTGCATGTAGCTAATCCCTATGCTTACTCAGGTCAGGTCAATCAAGAAACTCAAATTTATGTGCACCAAGTTGTTCGAGAGGATGCTCATCTGCTCTATGGTTTCCGCTCAGAAGATGAGAAGAAACTCTTTCTTAGTCTGATCTCGGTCTCAGGGATTGGTCCGGTGTCAGCTCTTGCTATTATCGCTGTCGATGACAATGCTGGCTTGGTTCAAGCGATTGAGAGCAAGAACATCACCTACTTGACTAAGTTCCCTAAAATTGGCAAGAAAACAGCCCAGCAGATGGTGCTGGACTTGGAAGGCAAGGTAGTTGTGGCTAGTGATGACCTTCCTGCTAAGGTGGCAGTGCAAGCAAGTGCTGAAAACCAAGAACTGGAAGAAGCTATGGAAGCTATGTTGGCGCTGGGCTACAAGGCAACCGAGCTCAAGAAAATCAAGAAATTCTTTGAAGGAACGACAGATACAGCTGAGAACTATATCAAGTCGGCCCTTAAAATGTTGGTCAAATAG
- the ribD gene encoding bifunctional diaminohydroxyphosphoribosylaminopyrimidine deaminase/5-amino-6-(5-phosphoribosylamino)uracil reductase RibD: protein MSDSKYMKLAIKLAQKGAGYVNPNPMVGAVIVKDNHIIGQGYHEFFGGPHAERNALKNCRESPVGATLYVTLEPCCHFGKTPPCIDAIIDSGITRVVIGSLDCNPIVSGKGVKILEENNLQVTVGVLENECLNLIKSFRKYITQHVPYVFMKYAMTMDGKIATKTNQSKWITGEEARKHVHQLRHHVSAIMVGVNTVIQDDPLLTCRLEEGKNPIRIICDTHLRTPLTSKIVKTANDIKTYIATSSEDKNKMKLYQNHGCEILSIKKKGNHIDLSSLMQHLGNMQIDSLLLEGGSLMNWSALEQQIVDELKIYIAPKIFGGNAKFPVGGEGISLPNDAISLKPYAFSQIGDDYLIESEVIYPCSQE from the coding sequence ATGAGCGACTCAAAATATATGAAATTAGCAATAAAATTGGCACAAAAAGGAGCTGGTTACGTCAATCCCAATCCTATGGTTGGCGCAGTTATTGTAAAAGATAATCACATTATCGGACAAGGTTATCATGAGTTTTTTGGTGGCCCACATGCTGAGAGAAATGCTCTAAAAAACTGTAGAGAATCCCCTGTCGGAGCGACGCTTTATGTAACACTTGAACCCTGTTGTCACTTCGGGAAAACACCTCCTTGTATAGACGCTATAATCGATAGTGGTATTACAAGAGTAGTCATTGGAAGCCTAGACTGTAACCCTATTGTATCTGGAAAAGGAGTAAAGATACTTGAGGAAAATAATCTTCAAGTTACTGTTGGAGTTTTAGAAAATGAGTGTCTTAACTTAATAAAAAGTTTTAGAAAGTATATTACCCAGCATGTACCCTATGTTTTTATGAAATATGCAATGACAATGGATGGAAAAATAGCCACTAAAACAAATCAATCCAAATGGATTACTGGAGAAGAGGCAAGAAAGCATGTACATCAGTTACGACACCATGTTAGTGCGATTATGGTGGGAGTCAATACTGTTATTCAAGACGATCCTTTGCTGACATGTAGATTGGAGGAAGGGAAAAATCCTATCCGTATCATATGCGATACACATTTACGAACTCCTCTTACCTCTAAAATCGTAAAAACAGCAAATGATATTAAAACTTACATTGCCACTTCCTCTGAAGACAAAAATAAAATGAAGCTATATCAAAATCATGGCTGTGAAATACTTTCCATAAAGAAAAAAGGCAATCATATAGACTTATCAAGTTTAATGCAACATCTAGGAAACATGCAGATTGATAGCCTACTTCTGGAAGGGGGCAGTCTAATGAATTGGAGTGCTTTAGAACAACAAATTGTTGATGAGCTGAAAATATATATTGCACCAAAAATTTTTGGAGGCAATGCCAAGTTTCCTGTCGGAGGTGAAGGTATTTCTTTGCCAAATGACGCTATTAGCTTGAAACCTTATGCTTTTTCTCAAATAGGAGATGACTATCTCATAGAAAGTGAAGTGATTTATCCATGTTCACAGGAATAA
- the ribE gene encoding riboflavin synthase: MFTGIIEEIGKVERIQKDSRNCKLSIKASKVLTDIHLGDSIAVNGICLTVTHFNHQSFTVDVMNETWSRTALTLLKHGSEVNLERALSVNSRLGGHVVTGHIDGTGKISSIKKDDNAVWYQINTQKEILDLIVEKGSITIDGISLTVAKVSKLNFSVSVIPHTLEQTILKSKQVGCTVNLENDILGKYVQKLMDNSPKSEISKELLYQNGF, encoded by the coding sequence ATGTTCACAGGAATAATTGAAGAAATCGGAAAAGTTGAAAGAATACAGAAAGACTCTCGTAATTGCAAACTATCAATTAAAGCCTCAAAAGTATTAACGGATATCCATTTAGGCGATAGTATAGCAGTAAATGGTATCTGTCTTACAGTTACTCATTTCAATCATCAATCCTTTACAGTTGATGTAATGAATGAAACATGGAGCCGAACAGCTCTTACACTATTAAAACATGGAAGTGAGGTAAATCTAGAAAGAGCCTTATCTGTCAACAGTCGACTTGGAGGTCACGTCGTTACAGGACACATTGATGGTACAGGAAAAATCTCGTCAATAAAAAAAGATGATAATGCTGTATGGTATCAAATCAACACACAAAAAGAAATTTTAGATTTAATAGTTGAAAAAGGATCTATTACAATTGACGGCATTAGTCTGACTGTCGCTAAAGTCTCCAAACTAAACTTTTCAGTATCTGTTATCCCTCATACTTTGGAACAAACTATTCTTAAGAGTAAACAAGTCGGATGTACAGTAAATCTTGAAAATGATATATTAGGTAAATATGTGCAAAAACTAATGGATAACTCTCCGAAGTCAGAGATATCTAAGGAACTATTATACCAAAATGGATTTTAG
- a CDS encoding bifunctional 3,4-dihydroxy-2-butanone-4-phosphate synthase/GTP cyclohydrolase II has translation MEYRKIQESLEALQKGRLVLVIDDKDRENEGDLICSAQAATTENVNFMATYAKGLICMPMSESLANQLMLSPMVENNTDNHKTAFTVSIDYKETTTGISAEERGLTARMCVSEDIRPSDFRRPGHMFPLIAKNGGVLERNGHTEATVDLLKLAGLKECGLCCEIMNHDGKMMRTDDLIQFSKKHNIPLITIKELQEYRKVYDQLVERVSTVNMPTRYGNFKAISYIDKLNGEHHLALIMGNIEDGTNVLCRVHSECLTGDVLGSLRCDCGQQFDKAMKMIAENGSGVLLYLRQEGRGIGLINKLKAYHLQDQGMDTLDANLALGFEGDLREYHIGAQMIKDLGLQSLHLLTNNPDKVEQLEKYGITISSRIPIEIEANPYDSFYLKTKKNRMGHILNMEEK, from the coding sequence ATGGAATATCGAAAAATACAAGAATCATTAGAAGCATTGCAGAAGGGACGACTTGTTCTTGTTATAGACGACAAGGATAGAGAAAACGAAGGAGACTTAATTTGTTCCGCACAAGCAGCTACAACAGAAAATGTTAATTTCATGGCTACTTATGCCAAAGGATTAATTTGTATGCCTATGAGCGAAAGTTTAGCTAATCAATTAATGCTTTCACCTATGGTTGAAAACAATACAGATAATCATAAGACTGCTTTTACAGTTTCAATTGATTATAAGGAAACGACCACAGGTATTTCTGCCGAGGAAAGAGGATTGACCGCACGTATGTGTGTCTCCGAAGATATAAGACCCTCTGATTTTCGCAGGCCAGGACACATGTTTCCTTTAATTGCGAAAAACGGTGGTGTTCTAGAAAGAAATGGACACACAGAAGCAACTGTTGATCTATTAAAATTAGCAGGACTAAAAGAGTGTGGCCTATGTTGTGAAATAATGAATCATGATGGCAAAATGATGAGAACAGATGATTTAATTCAGTTCTCTAAGAAACACAACATTCCATTAATTACCATCAAAGAATTACAAGAATATAGAAAAGTATATGATCAGCTGGTAGAACGAGTTTCAACTGTCAATATGCCTACTAGATACGGTAATTTTAAAGCAATTAGCTATATAGATAAACTAAATGGGGAACATCACCTTGCTCTTATTATGGGAAATATAGAGGATGGAACCAATGTATTATGTCGGGTCCACTCTGAATGTTTAACAGGAGATGTTTTAGGCTCTTTACGGTGCGATTGTGGACAGCAATTTGATAAAGCTATGAAAATGATTGCTGAGAATGGTTCGGGTGTCTTACTTTACTTGCGACAGGAGGGACGAGGAATTGGACTTATCAATAAATTAAAAGCCTATCATTTACAAGATCAAGGAATGGATACGCTTGATGCCAATCTTGCGTTAGGATTTGAAGGTGATTTAAGAGAATATCACATTGGAGCACAAATGATTAAAGACCTGGGACTACAGTCACTGCATTTACTGACAAATAATCCTGACAAGGTTGAACAGTTAGAAAAATATGGAATTACCATTTCCAGTAGAATACCAATCGAAATAGAAGCTAATCCTTACGACAGTTTTTATTTAAAGACAAAGAAAAATCGAATGGGGCACATTTTAAATATGGAGGAAAAATAA